One genomic window of Podarcis muralis chromosome 9, rPodMur119.hap1.1, whole genome shotgun sequence includes the following:
- the AP5S1 gene encoding AP-5 complex subunit sigma-1 → MVHAFFIQTLRCRPGEEAGCCRVLYSRVFSPEGLEDAGPQDREKERLRKKEQILAVARQVESACKLHQQASGKPQSEHLAQLPDEPVSLQDAPSGVFRLPMGDPFSEDKTVLWLGIQCLGFALVCDPHENLLLAESTLKHLAKTLVDHLKLLSSGSDIVLKADRTEVLLHKFLPHGQLLFLNDQFVLGLEREASAALGK, encoded by the exons ATGGTCCACGCCTTCTTCATCCAGACGTTACGCTGCCGACCCGGGGAAGAGGCCGGCTGCTGCCGAGTGCTCTATTCCAGGGTCTTCAGCCCTGAAGGGTTGGAAGATGCTGGTCCCCAAGATCGCGAGAAGGAGCGGCTGCGCAAGAAGGAGCAGATCCTCGCCGTCGCCAG GCAAGTGGAGTCAGCCTGCAAGCTCCACCAGCAAGCCTCTGGGAAGCCTCAGTCCGAGCACCTAGCCCAGCTCCCTGACGAACCCGTTTCTCTCCAGGATGCCCCGTCGGGGGTCTTCCGCCTCCCCATGGGGGACCCCTTCTCTGAGGACAAGACTGTTCTGTGGCTGGGCATCCAGTGCCTGGGCTTTGCTCTGGTCTGTGACCCCCACGAGAACCTCCTGCTGGCCGAGAGCACCTTGAAGCACCTCGCCAAGACCCTGGTCGACCACCTCAAGCTGCTGAGCTCAGGGAGCGACATCGTCCTCAAGGCCGACAGGACAGAGGTCCTTCTCCACAAGTTTCTGCCGCACGGGCAGCTGCTCTTCCTGAACGACCAGTTCGTGCTGGGCCTGGAGAGAGAGGCGAGCGCGGCGCTTGGCAAATGA
- the LOC114603774 gene encoding C-type lectin domain family 4 member F-like has translation MAQEIIYANTTKFEVGASSPSRKRDISTTIIVTLLTLLLLLLATSLIAMALLYSQKEKKLQEIEGAMEKIRTSLFLSNISLSPAEASESVQLLQNISEAFYKIQTRLGNVSASKTAIQNRHRELLALLSTGWKFYNGSVYFFSQKAKPWQEAEDTCRAQGAHLVSITSKEEMEYLVREARNQHFWIGLSDQNTEGVWTWVDGTKYNEKLSFWGQGQPDNWHGAPQHEEDCVHFKTHWNDVSCTYNYKWFCEKVFS, from the exons ATGGCGCAAGAGATCATCTATGCGAATACAACGAAGTTTGAAGTCGGTG CTTCCTCTCCATCTCGCAAGAGAGacatctccaccaccatcattgtGACGCTCCTGaccctgctgctgctactgctggccACCTCCCTCATTGCAATGGCCCTTCTCT ATTCCCAGAAAGAGAAGAAACTCCAGGAAATCGAAGGAGCGATGGAGAAGATCAGAACCTCCCTGTTTCTCAGCAATATCTCTCTTTCACCAGCGGAAGCATCTGAGA GTGTTCAGCTGCTCCAAAACATCTCTGAGGCTTTCTACAAGATCCAAACCCGCCTGGGGAATGTCAGTGCGTCAAAAACCGCTATCCAGAATCGTCACA GGGAACTCCTGGCATTGCTCTCCACAGGCTGGAAGTTTTACAACGGCAGCGTCTATTTCTTTTCCCAAAAGGCAAAGCCCTGGCAGGAAGCTGAGGACACCTGTAGAGCCCAGGGGGCACACCTGGTCTCCATCACGTCAAAGGAAGAGATG GAATACCTTGTCAGGGAAGCCAGAAATCAGCACTTTTGGATTGGACTCTCTGACCAAAATACAGAAGGCGTTTGGACCTGGGTGGACGGCACAAAGTACAACGAAAAGCTTAG TTTCTGGGGACAAGGACAACCAGACAACTGGCATGGAGCACCACAACACGAGGAAGACTGTGTTCACTTCAAAACACACTGGAACGACGTCAGCTGCACGTACAACTATAAATGGTTCTGTGAGAAGGTCTTCTCCTGA